CAGAAGGCTTATCGTGTGACGTTTGTTCAAGATCAATCTTGGGGCTGATCTTAGAGGGATTAATTGAGTTCTTGGATCATTTAGCACTTGCACGGATCAGAAATTCACCCAAATCGAATGACACACGTTCGAAATCAATCTGATGACCAAAATGAATACCATTAGGTACATAAGgagtattaaattaaaaaattaggcTGGtccaaaaaggaaaatatagagtaactttctgagtaggcattaagaatattttaagtacttaagtacttactttgtgttcattagtatattttaagtaggcattaaagatattgtaagtaggctaGTAGGCTAAGTATCtcggtagacattaagaatattgtaagtagacattttaagTACTTACTCGATGggtattaagtatattgtaagtaagcattaaggataacgtaaataggcattaaataTACAGTAAGTGGACATTAAGGTTTAATGAGTTGGGTCTCAGAGACGTCTCTCAtagagacgatctctcaggaGACCGACTGCTCATATAATAAGAGCTGAAATATTTATGTATcgataaattttgttaaaaatttctaaaaattccAAAATCTTTTGGAAAAAACAATAATCTTAGAGGAAACcgtaattatttatttagtaacATCATGGATTGAAGTAGAGTTAGTGAGAATTAAATTTGGGAAATTAATATTTGCTCCAACTTTGTTAACGGATTCAGTTGTCATTTGTGAAAATCTTAAACTTTctccgttccattatacttcttacatttaactttttatacaaCTTAATGCgttattttttctcatttatatattaaattaagcgtaattaaaaattataaaaagttaaaatcatgaacatatgcgattagacgattcaaacaagatcctatttcactatttttttcttacacattagtcgcaatatataaaataagtttaaataattaatagcgTTAATAACCGTAACATAAGAAGTATTTCAGATGAATTATAGGTGAGTAGGTAACAAACTtatcaactttaattattcgaTTTGACAAAACTGACAACCCCCGTCGTTCGTTACATCCAATAGTTTCTAATCAATATCCGTAATTTCTAAATAaccacaaaaaacaaaaataataataataaaataaataaaattataaaatgtaaattaaaattacaaaattttaatccTATTAGatcaccgttatttactaagaccaCCTCTGTTACGCCTAGGGGTTTGGATTCGATacaaatccaaatcaaaccgaataaaattcgATTTTTCTAGtccaaatccaaatcataatatttataatccaaattgaaccgaaccgaattttaaaataccaatccaaattgaaccgaatAGGTCGAATTGCACCgatttgtatattttgcacCGAAAATCAAATTTGCGTGTATTGTTTCAAACTTATTCTTTGTAAAGCTCCTAAAtacatattaataattttagagtCTTTAATTTGAACAAGgaaaaaacttttaacaaaaatctaaaaataagggcaaaaattcaaacaaatcaaatgaaaGATATAACATACCTTTAACGTCTTGATTTTTTCGGCTTTTTGGTTTTGTTAAACCCTAGACCGAGTCCAAACCGAACATTGAATTATAGTCAAACCAAATTACTTATTCGATTTGATTTGATTCGGAGTACCgttttttaccaaattaatTACACCCCTCGCCTATCCGAATTCTTCTGGGTAACCCAATATTCAAAGACGGAACTTCCAATATCTTTGCTAACTTTCTTCCATCAAATCTAAGCTCAAAATACTTTACTCTTTTGAAATCATGGCAGTTTTCAACTTAAAAGCTCTGATCTTTATGTGGATTTGTTTGGTTGTTCCTTCAGTTCTTGCCAAACCCGTTAAATACTGCGGTAATCTACTAATtcctacaatttttttttcctgtttCTCCTTCATTATTTGCATAATTAATTACTGATGTAAGTGGTAAGGATTATAATTTTATTGGGCACTGAAAATTTGAGGAAATTGAATATCGACTGTATATGATTTCTTGGAAGTAATTATGCTACAAAACCTTTTTGAAATTTGGGTTTTATGgaaatttcttatttaaattGAGATCGTGATCATTGATTTGTAATGGGTTACTATGATTCTTCTCAAAGATGTGCTTTTTTCTATGCAAAAAAAAGCTAAGTTTTGGAAGTAAATTATTCTAATGGGCtttgattgatgatttttttGAATACAGATAATAAAGGTAATTATCCAGTGAAGGTCAAAGGGGTTGACATTGTGCCTGATCCAGTGAAACCTGGCAAAGAAGCAGTTTTCAGCATCTCTGCTTACTCTGGTAATTCTTTTTCCTGTAATTTGATTGCTCCCATAACCCATTGGTCCAAAATTAGAGAAATTGGTATAATGTGTATATATCTgttatgttttagattaatattATGAGGACTGGTTGTTTAGTTGAGAGTTGAGGATGCAGATGCTTAtaaaatattgaataaagtTTAATGGTGTGATTAGTTTGGTTGATAGTTGAGGAATTTTACTGAAGATTATGGGTTCTGATTGATATTCAATAGATTGCAATGCTTAACTATGAAGATCAAGATTCAGAAATGGTATCCTGAGGCTGTATGACTTTGTATTGTGTTGTCTTATGTTTATGTCTAgttttcttaaatggttttacTGGTGATTGCAGTAACGCAAATCATAGAACTTAACAGCTGTAACTCATTGGTTAGATTTCAATGCTCATGCCTAAGAAGCGCTGGAATCGGACATTGCTCATAATCGTTGAGTTTAAttgtgttttttctttttcatgagATCTCTATTTTTAGTGAACTGTGAACTTCAGGCTTTCAAATCCAGAATGAGATCATATTCTCTCAGTATTAGTTGTATTCAATACTAGCTGGCTTGTGAGGCTGCACAAGTTATCCAATTGTCGTCTTGAGTTAGGAAGTATTGATTTACTCCTATCTGATCAAACTAGATCAAGAATCTACCAACAACTCAATAGGTAGGTGGAAATTTTGTCTTGTCACTTTGAAAAGTAAAGCATGACAAAACTTGATTAATGTCTTAGCTTGTCTTTTTGTATTTGTAAGTTATAAAGGGTATCAGAAATGAGAATCCCCCGCCATAGTTTAGAAGTTGTATTGGttacacaatttttttttatctagatGTTGATTTGGTTTGGTGATACCGTGATACCCATATTGTAAAGGAGTAACAAGGGGAAGAAAATaggacgacaacaacaacaacaatgtcagagCCTTTATCCCGAAAGATTGGAGTCacctacatgaaccaatatatcatTTTCAATGGTCGCCCGCATGGGTCTTATTCTCCATTCATTctgattttctaccatcttaaTTTGAAAGTctagatctttcatatcattTTCACCTATGTCCTCCAAGTCATCTTCGGTCTTCTTCGTCTTCTTTTTAAGTCTCTCGAGCTCCAAATTTCTATATTTCTTACTAGTTGACTAATACCCCATCTTTGCACATTCCCAAACCATCTTAACGATtatctttcatcttttcctcaATGTTTGCTAACTCCTAAACCCTTATTTTATCTTCGTTTCGAATTTTATCTCTTAAAGTATGCCCACTCATCCATTGAAGCATTCGTATTTATGCTACTCCCATCTTTTTACTATGATCCTTACTAGAAACCTAACATTCTGATTTATATAGTAACGGTGGTCTAATGGCTAATCGATAACACTTGGCCTGTAACTTTAAGGATACACctcgatcacataatattcCAGTAGCCACTCTTCATTTTGTAACCCACACTCAATTCTATGGGCCACATCTTATTGGATGTCGCCACTACTCTGAAATACAGACGCAGGGTATTTGAAGCATCTACTTGAAGCAAATTCTTTCTCTTCTAGCTTTATAGTGTCCCTCGTTATCTCATTAGTTCTAAAATTATGCTCCACGTACTCTGTCTTGCTCCGACTTAGTTTGAATCCTCGTGACTCCAATCCTTGTATCTATCAATACAACTTAGCATTTATTCTCTCACTGGTCTAATCTACCAAAACAatatcatcaacaataatagCATTTATTTCTTGGGGATGACCTTCTTTGTCAATGCCCACCATACTTCTCTTGGAACCTAGTGGTATTTTTTTTACAGGTCTATAAAAATCACGTGCAAACCTCATTTCTAGCCCTATAGTACTCCATTAGTTGTCTTTTAAGATGAAATGCTTCTCATACGTATCTCTATTACGCTTTCTCATAACTTCATAATATGGCTCATGGATTTATTCATGATAGTTAGAGAAATCTTGGGCATCCCCTTTGTTCTGGTAAATAGGCACTAGAGTACTTTCGCCAATTATTAGGCATTTTGTTCGTCCTCCAAATCTTGTTGAATAGATCTGGTACCCAAGTCACTTCAATCGTCCCTAGACATCTCCATACCTCAATAGGTATACCATTTGGTCTAACCGCTTTCTTTAGCTTCATTTTTGTTCAACGTGCCATACATCTctgatttttgttttctttgcaTAAATTCTCTATTTTAATCTAAGGGAATGATTGTTGTTTCGCCTACAACATATCCTTGTTTTTTATTAAACAACTCATCAAAATACTCAGCTCCATAAATCTTTGGTGTTTTCGTCATGAACTAGAATGTTTTTATCCTTATCCTTAATACACCTCAGTACACCTATGACATTAGTTTTTGCTTGCCTCCCGATCTTTGTCATTCTCCTTTAGAATTAAATTTGTCAAATATTTCTTTAAAAGTGTTTAATTTTGCTTCACGTGCCATTACTTTCATCTTGGTTTTGATTTCCTTATACTTGGTTATGTTTTTCTCATTCTTGTATTTTCCTCATGCAAGAGGAAGAAAACGGGAGACGTAAAAATATTATGTGCATGTGTGTTACCAAATTTAATTCCCTTTCTTCAATGAGTAGCTTGGAATTTGGACCGCTCGTCCCAACTATACTATTTTTGCACCCTTCTAGATTTAAATCATGGGtaataaaattacttttaagAAATACAATAAAGCACCATGATTAAGAATGAGCAAGGACTTGAGAATTATATGTTAGCCTAGTGACGGAGAGCTTTCCTTTAACCCTTATAGCATAGGTTTGATTCTCACCATTTACATGAAGAATTATTTCCCACTCCCCCTTACCTTTTGGGATTCCATAGTCTTCCCTTGTATCAAAGAATGAGTAAGGACTTCCTCACCAAGCGAACACCATTCCACACCACGACCCAACTACATGCCATCAGGCTACTTGTGCTGCACTGCCATGAGTGCCATTACCACTCTTGTATTGATGAGTCCCACCTAAACCATTCACATGACTTCACCACATAAGCTCTTGATTGCCTATTTTTTGCCTTGCTGACCAGGTAGCTAATGACACTTCAAGAATGTGGGTACTTGATTCTACCATGATACACAAACATATCCAGCCATCATGCTAGAAACAACGGCCAAGACCCAAATCTAATCAAAATGGGCAGAAAGTCATTGACGACCCAGAGCGAGGGAAAGAGACAGAGAATGCTTGTTtttatgaaaaatgagaatGCTAATAGCCAATAGGCAGTGTTAATTTGCTCCtttttgactaaattttttgcAACATATTTGCTTCATGCAGTGGAAGCTATCTCCGGAGGGAAGGTAAAGATCAACGTGGCATATTTTGGACTTCCAGTGCACAGTCAGACTATTGATCTTTGCAGCGAAACATCCTGTCCTGTAACAGCAGGCGATTTTGTGCTCTCACACTCACAAACTTTGCCGATTTTCACTCCCCCGGTAAGTTTCAAGTTGTATCTCCGGAATACTTAACCCATGTTTTCTCATAGCCGTTCTTTGACATCTATCTACGTATCTTCAAATTCATAGGGCTCGTATACTCTAAAGATGACTATGGAAAGCAACAACAATCACTTGCTAACCTGCATCAAATTTGATTTCTCCATTGGCTTTGGAGCATCTGTTTCGGATAGTTGAGCGTTTCCTTCAAACGTGTGCTTGCTTCGTGAAGTCCAATGTTTTGTAATGGATTTCGGTGTGATATAATGTACTTTGAGTTCAGCTCTTACTCTTTTATGTGGAGATTAATAATGTGCTTCTGTTGGAAGTTATTCACGCTTTATTCGATTTGATCGTTCATGTAGACTGTAGAGTTTATGCAATCCTGCAATCCTACTGCATTCTGCTTCAAAGCGTGTTGCACATTTCGTGATTTTCTTTCCGGCCGGTCTCCTAAGAGACCATCTCTTCGAGAGACGTCTCTTAGACATTAAACCTTAATGTCCACTtattgtatccttaatgcctacttacgttattcttaatacctacttacaatatatttaatACCACCGAAAAAGCActtaaaatgtctatttacaatattcttTATGCCTACTGAGAAATTTGGTTTAGTagcctacttaccgtatccttaatgcctacttacaatatcttcaAGGCCTATTTACAGTGTATTTAATGTGTATCGAGTAagtacttaaatatatataatattctaaatatttatttacaatattcttaGTGTGTAATGTAAAaaattactttatattttttttaggcaAGCCCAATTAGAGCCACAAGAATTTTGTGTTTTCCACAAGAAGGATCAAATTTTAGTACCACCGTACGAGTCCATAGCATAAATAAAAGCTGATCAACAATATAAGTGAaggataaataaattatttttttttgtctggATGGGTTATCATTACCAATCAATTTTTGATCCCATATGAAAATTTCACTGAATCTTTACTCTTCAAGGataaaaaaatttgtgaaataatgatttttacgttaaatttttttttttgttacaacCTTACATTATATTTGCCAATTTTGATATTTATGACTTGtgtagatattttataattatgacGTAATTGCATTTTTGGACCTAAAATTTAGAAAagctttagtttaatttttattggaaAATTTACACGgaattttagttattttatagtgttaaaaataaaataataatgaatttaTGACTTGTTAAGTTAAACTCAACCGATTGTGTTTATTAAAAGTAGGTGATCTATATATTGGATAATTCGCATAacttagttatttttatttgaagatCAGCAAAccttaagaaa
The Amaranthus tricolor cultivar Red isolate AtriRed21 chromosome 11, ASM2621246v1, whole genome shotgun sequence DNA segment above includes these coding regions:
- the LOC130827307 gene encoding uncharacterized protein LOC130827307 — its product is MAVFNLKALIFMWICLVVPSVLAKPVKYCDNKGNYPVKVKGVDIVPDPVKPGKEAVFSISAYSVEAISGGKVKINVAYFGLPVHSQTIDLCSETSCPVTAGDFVLSHSQTLPIFTPPGSYTLKMTMESNNNHLLTCIKFDFSIGFGASVSDS